The following are encoded in a window of Congzhengia minquanensis genomic DNA:
- a CDS encoding sigma-70 family RNA polymerase sigma factor: MNQDDKIVAGIIKKDQKAFELLVDEYGGLIWSIVKFHLSVFEVYQEECRNDILLSIWQNIDRYDANKNSLKNWIGAISKYKCIDYKRKYYKELRLEALDETIPDTKNTFEQTMQNEIDSLLSGLSPGDRELFYRHYILGEKVETIAKEFHKSSGYFYNRLSRGRKKLKQNLRRSDYFESNPSK; the protein is encoded by the coding sequence GTGAACCAGGACGACAAAATTGTTGCCGGGATAATAAAAAAGGATCAAAAGGCGTTTGAACTTTTGGTTGATGAATACGGCGGGCTAATTTGGTCAATCGTTAAATTTCATTTATCTGTTTTTGAAGTTTATCAGGAGGAGTGCAGAAACGACATTCTGCTTTCCATCTGGCAAAACATTGATCGCTATGATGCAAATAAGAACTCCTTAAAAAACTGGATTGGTGCAATCAGCAAGTATAAATGCATAGATTACAAACGCAAATATTATAAGGAGCTGCGGTTAGAAGCTTTAGATGAAACCATTCCCGATACCAAAAACACGTTTGAACAAACCATGCAAAACGAAATCGACAGCCTGCTGTCCGGCCTTTCTCCCGGCGACCGGGAGTTGTTTTACCGGCACTATATCTTAGGAGAAAAGGTCGAAACAATTGCAAAAGAATTTCATAAAAGTTCCGGCTATTTTTATAACCGTCTGTCCAGGGGACGAAAAAAACTGAAACAAAACCTTCGAAGGAGTGATTATTTTGAAAGCAACCCATCAAAATAA
- a CDS encoding right-handed parallel beta-helix repeat-containing protein: MRRLWISFLSFFIIAAVLPVLAFGENTESSAWKEFYVSAGAPAGGNGTKSSPFATVEQARDAVRAVSDGMQGDIIVNIGPGNYYLENTIDFTSVDSGKNGYRVIYRGEGQPVLSGGRTISGFSPVPGSANLWQAKAEGFERIRELYVGGRKADIASSEHDMVGTNIYQAPGSRYSSDGFYVSKKDLGIYENAEDIEMKWAQGWVTAICHVDSILQDPAKADQVIVKMQQSWWDIQTVTGGMYGLGAKFNRPFVVQNAMELLDRPGEFYYNRKTQMLYYMPREGENMVQAQVIAPKLEKLVRVTGDTNGDKAKNISFEGIKFAHTTWHYPGEAGILLYQQQKLNQYTDFFDYIPGAIEVNRGDGIAFEDNTFFGFASSGLVLENAVENTVVNGNAFSDIGNAGIVSGRAYHGGNDGIVNSSKNNRPSETAQWNLINGSERLTASYYGPDQDHTLSAVLGSQFWVDSEKYPYGVTWSGDPDAPAQGERTWLRYDFDKPYSIDKIVLAFDPAAVSKPQRSGFEILLSNDRTFADYETIAVQTSPADHVAAYPVNTKEKYRYMMIRTTDATSFALSGAWAFTPDVKLEAVAQINKNNTVSNNYLTRVDDTIYGGGGISGNYNEALSILHNEIYEVPYSGIASGWGWNMTNRGTKNNNISHNLIVDACQYLSDGGGIYTLSDQNGSKVTNNYVKNLFTGNASFYPDEGSSNSTWDNNVQEDAFLNWHVWTDTIQNNTMSNTYGTHDAVRYRGVNNQFDPVKVFLPGQPGEEAYTVIQNAGLEPGYEKLRERVPAGKLRLPDERSRYLDILEGGLIDTNILSLNKVAENVLNNGSFGNLPGQYPIKFRYQLQTAYENMNSAGMADKLERMIELRNVINDTSSAFYRMDLKDMLAFCQSALENAKVSVDGEDLSDAVCIKILNGAVTGRVLDTYPAQSVQEFATEFKAMKQEAETAKTDAEQLRLVIRLEEAYSKFANAKYDAGIAYVHAAAATRTEIDRDSHTATLYVPFGTDLSSVKLEVTPSGSAIIAAQTDKADLTKDFKLPVYCKEAQRYEFWTVRAVEGDPEQADGWATFSAQENCVTAMPSGGTLLTAGKVPYMNKLAAQDGETLQIKFRPITSNDVNSFSVLFGANRSDVKTNCMNLGDSRLQIDVSGNAGTLYEVISGVKTKLTAVAFPVKYNAENTLELKLSRQDGRTQAVVTLNGAVVANTFTNLNYAGGYAGFDNSDFGIEIVNFKKY; the protein is encoded by the coding sequence ATGCGGAGATTGTGGATAAGTTTCTTATCATTCTTTATCATTGCCGCTGTGCTGCCCGTATTAGCTTTTGGGGAAAATACGGAATCTTCGGCATGGAAAGAATTTTATGTTTCGGCAGGTGCGCCTGCCGGCGGAAACGGAACGAAGAGCTCTCCCTTTGCAACGGTGGAACAGGCGCGCGACGCAGTACGCGCCGTATCAGACGGAATGCAGGGAGATATTATCGTAAACATTGGCCCGGGAAATTATTATCTGGAAAATACCATCGATTTTACATCTGTAGATTCCGGTAAAAACGGATACCGGGTAATTTACCGCGGCGAGGGGCAGCCTGTGCTGTCCGGCGGCAGAACGATTTCAGGCTTCTCGCCGGTGCCTGGGTCTGCAAACCTTTGGCAGGCAAAAGCGGAAGGCTTTGAGCGAATCCGTGAACTTTATGTAGGCGGCAGAAAGGCCGACATTGCAAGCAGCGAGCACGACATGGTTGGAACTAACATCTATCAGGCTCCCGGCTCGCGCTATTCAAGCGATGGGTTCTATGTTTCTAAAAAGGATCTGGGCATTTATGAGAATGCCGAAGACATAGAAATGAAATGGGCCCAAGGCTGGGTTACCGCGATTTGCCATGTAGATTCTATTTTGCAGGATCCGGCAAAGGCAGACCAGGTTATTGTAAAAATGCAGCAGAGCTGGTGGGACATTCAAACGGTAACCGGCGGCATGTATGGTTTAGGTGCAAAATTTAACCGGCCGTTTGTCGTTCAGAACGCCATGGAGCTTTTGGACAGGCCCGGCGAATTTTATTATAACCGTAAAACACAAATGCTTTATTATATGCCCCGTGAGGGAGAAAATATGGTGCAGGCCCAGGTCATTGCGCCGAAGCTGGAGAAGCTTGTGCGTGTCACAGGCGACACAAATGGAGATAAGGCAAAAAATATCAGTTTTGAGGGCATTAAATTTGCGCACACCACCTGGCACTATCCAGGCGAGGCGGGCATTCTGCTTTACCAGCAGCAAAAATTAAACCAGTATACAGACTTTTTCGATTATATTCCCGGTGCAATTGAGGTGAACCGCGGCGATGGAATAGCTTTTGAAGATAACACTTTCTTTGGGTTTGCCTCTTCTGGATTAGTGTTGGAAAATGCGGTAGAAAACACCGTTGTGAACGGAAACGCATTTTCAGATATCGGAAACGCGGGTATCGTTTCAGGACGGGCCTACCACGGTGGAAACGACGGAATTGTAAACAGCAGCAAAAACAATCGACCGTCTGAAACGGCACAGTGGAATTTAATTAACGGGTCGGAGCGGCTTACCGCATCGTATTACGGCCCGGATCAAGACCACACGCTGTCTGCAGTATTGGGTAGTCAGTTCTGGGTCGATTCGGAAAAATATCCATACGGCGTCACTTGGTCGGGAGACCCCGACGCTCCGGCTCAGGGAGAAAGAACCTGGCTTCGCTATGATTTTGACAAACCTTATTCCATTGACAAAATCGTGCTTGCCTTTGATCCGGCGGCAGTGAGCAAGCCTCAAAGAAGCGGATTTGAAATCTTGCTATCCAACGACAGAACCTTTGCCGACTATGAAACTATTGCGGTGCAAACGTCGCCGGCAGATCATGTTGCGGCTTACCCCGTTAACACAAAAGAGAAATACCGCTACATGATGATTCGTACCACTGATGCCACAAGCTTTGCACTTTCAGGCGCCTGGGCGTTTACGCCGGACGTAAAGCTGGAAGCTGTGGCGCAGATTAACAAAAACAACACGGTTTCAAATAACTATTTGACCAGAGTGGACGACACGATTTACGGCGGCGGCGGAATCAGCGGCAATTATAATGAAGCTTTAAGTATTCTGCACAACGAAATTTATGAAGTGCCATATTCCGGAATTGCCAGCGGCTGGGGTTGGAACATGACAAACAGAGGAACGAAAAATAATAATATTTCACATAACCTGATTGTGGACGCCTGCCAGTATTTAAGCGACGGCGGCGGCATTTATACACTTTCCGACCAGAACGGCTCGAAAGTGACCAATAACTATGTGAAAAATCTTTTTACCGGAAACGCTTCATTCTATCCGGACGAGGGTTCTTCCAATTCAACCTGGGATAACAACGTGCAGGAGGACGCTTTTTTAAACTGGCACGTCTGGACGGACACCATTCAGAACAACACAATGAGCAACACCTACGGCACCCATGACGCTGTGCGTTACCGCGGCGTGAACAACCAGTTCGACCCGGTGAAGGTCTTCCTTCCGGGACAGCCCGGGGAAGAGGCATATACGGTAATTCAAAACGCCGGCCTTGAACCTGGTTATGAAAAGCTGCGTGAACGGGTTCCTGCGGGCAAGCTGCGTCTTCCGGACGAGCGGTCGCGGTATCTTGATATCCTTGAGGGCGGTTTGATTGACACCAACATTCTGTCGCTGAACAAAGTAGCGGAAAATGTGCTGAATAACGGTTCTTTCGGCAATTTGCCGGGACAGTATCCAATAAAATTCCGCTATCAGCTGCAAACCGCCTATGAAAATATGAATTCTGCGGGAATGGCAGATAAACTTGAACGTATGATTGAACTGCGCAATGTAATAAACGACACAAGCAGCGCTTTTTATCGGATGGACTTAAAAGACATGCTGGCGTTTTGTCAATCGGCGCTGGAAAATGCAAAGGTTTCGGTAGATGGGGAGGACCTCTCCGACGCAGTATGCATTAAAATTTTAAACGGCGCGGTAACAGGCCGTGTGCTTGATACCTATCCGGCACAAAGCGTGCAGGAGTTTGCCACGGAATTTAAGGCAATGAAACAAGAGGCGGAAACCGCGAAAACCGATGCAGAGCAGCTTCGGTTAGTAATTCGCTTAGAAGAGGCTTACAGCAAGTTTGCAAACGCGAAATACGACGCGGGTATCGCCTATGTTCATGCGGCGGCAGCCACGCGGACAGAGATTGACCGCGATAGCCACACTGCAACGCTTTACGTTCCGTTCGGAACAGATTTGTCGTCGGTTAAACTGGAGGTAACGCCTTCAGGCAGCGCCATTATTGCAGCACAAACTGACAAAGCAGACCTTACAAAGGACTTTAAGCTTCCGGTTTATTGCAAAGAAGCACAGCGCTATGAATTTTGGACGGTCCGCGCAGTTGAAGGTGACCCGGAGCAGGCTGACGGCTGGGCAACCTTTTCGGCGCAGGAGAACTGCGTAACGGCAATGCCTAGCGGCGGAACACTGCTGACTGCAGGAAAAGTACCTTATATGAACAAACTTGCGGCACAAGACGGCGAAACGCTTCAAATAAAGTTCCGGCCCATAACGTCTAACGATGTGAACAGTTTTTCTGTTTTGTTTGGTGCGAACCGTTCAGACGTTAAAACTAACTGTATGAATTTAGGTGACAGCCGCCTGCAAATTGATGTTTCCGGCAATGCAGGAACGCTTTATGAAGTGATATCCGGTGTGAAAACAAAGCTGACTGCAGTGGCATTCCCGGTAAAATATAACGCAGAGAACACGCTGGAACTAAAACTTTCAAGACAAGACGGCAGAACACAGGCAGTTGTAACATTAAACGGCGCAGTTGTGGCGAACACATTTACAAATCTGAATTATGCCGGTGGATATGCAGGCTTTGACAATTCCGATTTCGGAATTGAAATAGTGAATTTCAAAAAATATTAA
- a CDS encoding GNAT family N-acetyltransferase, giving the protein MNTEFVNITAENLFNEHLCCIIRSRKPHQGVDAKRQWLSERLQEGHVFRKLNDKAAVFIEYAPLETAWVPIVGENFYYIYCLWVNGASNKGKGYGKALMEYCLADAKEKGKSGICMLGAKKQKSWLSNQSFAKKFGFSVVDTTENGYELLALSFDGTTPKFAQNVKTQKIDREELTIYYDMQCPYIWQRIEMVKQLCGEKNVSVSFFPVDTLKKAKELPCVFNNWAVFYKGVFETVNLLDAASFERILKK; this is encoded by the coding sequence ATGAACACTGAATTTGTAAATATTACGGCAGAAAATCTGTTCAATGAACATTTGTGTTGCATAATTCGCAGCAGAAAGCCTCACCAGGGAGTCGACGCAAAGCGGCAGTGGCTCTCTGAACGGCTTCAGGAAGGCCATGTTTTCAGAAAGTTAAACGATAAAGCTGCGGTGTTTATTGAATATGCTCCTCTCGAAACGGCCTGGGTTCCCATAGTTGGCGAAAACTTTTATTATATTTATTGTTTATGGGTCAACGGTGCAAGCAACAAAGGAAAAGGATATGGGAAAGCGCTAATGGAATATTGTTTGGCGGACGCAAAGGAAAAAGGAAAATCCGGCATATGTATGCTGGGAGCGAAGAAGCAAAAGTCGTGGCTTTCCAACCAGTCGTTTGCGAAAAAGTTTGGATTTTCAGTTGTTGACACGACCGAAAACGGATATGAATTGCTTGCGCTTTCTTTTGACGGAACAACACCAAAGTTTGCACAAAATGTGAAAACCCAGAAAATTGACCGCGAAGAGCTGACTATATATTATGACATGCAATGCCCTTATATCTGGCAGCGCATTGAAATGGTAAAACAGCTTTGCGGAGAGAAAAACGTTTCTGTTTCGTTTTTTCCCGTGGACACGCTGAAAAAGGCCAAAGAACTTCCTTGCGTTTTTAATAACTGGGCTGTGTTTTACAAGGGAGTTTTTGAAACGGTAAATTTGCTGGACGCCGCCAGTTTCGAAAGAATTCTTAAAAAATAA
- a CDS encoding S-layer homology domain-containing protein, with protein sequence MRLRSLIAVLLATALMGFVCPAFAENETDLASALTFHSQDGAITISGTAGTGQAVVPGSRIQLLVVNPGFDITKNLTETEMEQAIRFADSRVGLVNDLNKPAPFFFTFRITDQMPFGVYQIIITVTAPGGTVSKAEFSYKNTDPDIIRQCTEAFRTVSQEQFAAVLRKYSEETDTLNLSSVPEISGKEDSFGAAFVLARSAGEAGLLDKAPQQIATLDDVYACLKVAVVFDAAAKKDKKALISAIDKYGMLMPAIFGEMTNADKAAEVIGKLTLPADSAEKFCTQLQKGIYLSVIWNGTYADVSNMLSCHADVLGVDTEAIRKLNVTFDEIAPYVDTKSIDNYLDGMGDYILSIAEEIAKNKGNSDDNSGGSSGGSSGGGGSGGGSGNKNGGTYNRPITDNSKDPVEPDTPPVDNRPEFGDLDSVPWAQEAIYDLAEQGIVAGVDSKSFEPNRQITREEFVKLITCAFKLPAGTADMAFSDCAPSDWFYPYVAAAFSSGLINGISDAEFGTGRNITRQDMVVICLKLLEMNEKLPTVTEELQFADSEAVSEYALAAVQSLSMIGIVGGYDDGRFGPQDGTTRAQAAVVLSRLMNYIEQ encoded by the coding sequence ATGAGACTAAGGAGCTTGATTGCGGTTTTGCTTGCCACGGCATTGATGGGGTTTGTGTGTCCCGCGTTTGCGGAAAATGAAACAGACCTTGCGTCTGCGCTTACATTTCATTCGCAGGACGGAGCAATTACCATCAGCGGAACAGCGGGAACCGGCCAGGCAGTTGTTCCGGGAAGCCGGATACAGCTGTTAGTAGTCAACCCGGGATTTGATATTACAAAAAATCTTACAGAAACGGAAATGGAACAGGCTATTCGGTTTGCAGATAGCCGTGTTGGACTTGTGAATGACTTAAACAAACCTGCTCCCTTTTTCTTCACGTTTCGCATCACAGACCAAATGCCGTTTGGTGTTTATCAGATTATTATAACGGTCACGGCCCCCGGCGGCACTGTATCAAAGGCGGAATTCAGCTATAAAAATACCGACCCGGACATTATTCGTCAGTGTACGGAAGCGTTTCGCACAGTCAGCCAGGAACAGTTTGCGGCGGTTCTTCGCAAATACAGCGAAGAAACAGACACGCTGAACCTTTCGTCAGTTCCGGAAATTTCAGGCAAGGAAGACAGCTTCGGCGCAGCTTTTGTTCTGGCACGCAGTGCAGGCGAAGCAGGGCTTTTAGACAAAGCTCCGCAGCAAATTGCCACGCTTGACGATGTTTATGCCTGCCTGAAAGTCGCAGTTGTGTTTGACGCGGCAGCGAAAAAAGACAAAAAAGCGCTGATATCTGCAATTGACAAATACGGCATGCTAATGCCTGCCATTTTCGGAGAAATGACCAATGCGGACAAAGCGGCCGAAGTTATCGGCAAACTTACCTTGCCGGCTGACAGTGCGGAGAAGTTCTGTACCCAGCTGCAAAAGGGTATTTATCTTTCTGTGATTTGGAACGGTACATATGCTGATGTGAGCAATATGCTTTCGTGCCATGCCGATGTGCTGGGTGTGGACACAGAGGCAATTCGAAAGCTTAACGTGACGTTTGATGAGATTGCGCCCTATGTGGACACAAAAAGCATTGACAATTATTTAGACGGCATGGGCGACTATATTCTTTCAATCGCAGAGGAGATTGCGAAGAATAAGGGCAATTCTGATGATAATTCAGGCGGTAGTTCGGGCGGAAGCTCCGGCGGTGGTGGTTCCGGCGGCGGCTCTGGAAACAAAAACGGCGGGACGTATAACCGTCCGATAACAGATAATTCTAAAGACCCTGTTGAGCCGGATACACCCCCAGTAGATAACCGGCCGGAGTTTGGCGATCTTGACAGCGTGCCATGGGCGCAGGAGGCAATTTATGACCTTGCAGAGCAGGGGATTGTCGCTGGCGTGGACAGTAAAAGCTTTGAACCAAACAGGCAGATAACTCGGGAAGAATTTGTAAAGCTGATTACCTGCGCATTTAAACTTCCGGCAGGCACAGCCGACATGGCGTTTTCAGACTGCGCGCCGTCGGATTGGTTCTATCCGTATGTTGCTGCCGCATTTTCCAGTGGACTGATCAATGGTATCAGCGACGCGGAATTCGGTACAGGCAGAAATATTACCCGCCAGGATATGGTGGTAATTTGTCTGAAGCTGTTGGAAATGAATGAAAAATTGCCTACGGTAACTGAAGAACTGCAGTTTGCAGACAGCGAGGCTGTCAGCGAATATGCATTAGCAGCCGTGCAGTCGCTCAGCATGATTGGCATAGTCGGTGGCTACGATGACGGAAGATTCGGTCCGCAGGACGGTACCACAAGAGCACAGGCGGCGGTTGTTTTATCGCGGCTTATGAATTATATCGAACAATAG
- a CDS encoding discoidin domain-containing protein has translation MKRIMTILLCALLCVPMMGTLEVSAAVNVAAGKTAMASSYFGENYVPEMATDGDLNTAWSMGSEILTGKRGGYEYIGVDLGAPYYISEIRAYSRQDFDQPADRQGWLIQVSNDPKFETTVDVGRRLEAGEFKSHTAVKVELADAYRYVRVVSPSYFVVAEIEVFGEMAEAGGLRNFTDIDDPADVGPVQLLQYLGIMQGVSNTKFAPYNLLTRSEATKIAVGIAGIDNAAETDEIFADVPREHWANPWITAGVRTGQVSRDALFRPDDYVTTTEFLKLLLSAMGYTPRYVAKGGYPAGIISVSDELKLLRGTGAEYGEPLNRISAAYVIYNGLKSEVLSMDTLYPDGAVKYEKDETLMEARYRCTLESGLVTANCVTTLTAPTKMSDGCVQIDYKKYVDATDSVQHYLGQRIYYLTEIDDKDTIQLFWADTQKNMITTVRTGSMEKLLDGSLSYWKDGYRENIKWKTGVSVLLNGVAFPGWKLDDLKPENGYLEFIDNNGDLIADVVKIFRPEVIVLDTASNEDGYVSLNGMNGVRIKAETPDYFVVKNQGRNSDISAMSQYDAVYAYQSEDKRSLIVDFASNQITGVAEELSDESIKIDGTVRGVSQYFRTHRGEMEGLLTGDERTFVFDVYDDLLWVRNADFENQKETLGLIVGFSEQGMDELDVRIFDQYGKFVVFPVAQKLKVDGMQLKRQNFRDSVEKENYLNLFVRYRTNAEGEINFLDTERYYPELEPDSRMVKSDVEVLPSHEYIMGVNGIYDRNMMKLPVMSNTLAFEIPTTDSYVNAEADFEMYFRAGTISQIFPNQNPIEGKSAYYGQDEFGFPAFVVLYTERQTIMGGSLTSINNDNAPGIVVDKAVSCVDEDGSTALKLYGYDISTGKAAEQIIPSTIENMYDSFLIQQEHPEWLSDRWMLKPSAFGEGIENYIRPVNAIGHGDIVRYQSSGEKVVALERVFDFQDEPIESYSSADGSFYNAGTNPNWPFTAFKLLYGNMTSISENKLSMNTSSGNSETFVFDEIPTLLYVTGDKIIKKPIASLHSLLEEDTRVMLYTQRSQHLAVVVYDYAD, from the coding sequence ATGAAAAGAATAATGACAATCCTGCTCTGTGCGCTGCTTTGCGTTCCAATGATGGGCACTTTGGAAGTCAGTGCCGCAGTGAATGTGGCGGCTGGAAAAACCGCTATGGCCAGTTCTTATTTCGGCGAGAATTATGTGCCGGAAATGGCAACGGACGGCGATTTAAACACAGCTTGGTCAATGGGCAGTGAAATTTTAACGGGGAAAAGGGGCGGCTATGAATATATCGGTGTTGACCTCGGCGCCCCTTATTATATCAGTGAAATTCGTGCATATTCTCGTCAGGACTTCGACCAGCCGGCAGACCGTCAGGGCTGGCTGATTCAGGTTTCCAACGACCCGAAATTCGAAACCACGGTCGATGTTGGAAGAAGGTTGGAAGCCGGGGAGTTTAAGAGCCATACTGCAGTGAAAGTTGAGCTTGCGGACGCATATCGGTATGTTCGTGTTGTAAGCCCCAGTTATTTTGTTGTGGCAGAAATTGAAGTGTTCGGCGAAATGGCGGAAGCGGGCGGTCTGCGGAACTTTACTGATATAGACGACCCCGCCGACGTTGGGCCGGTTCAGCTTTTGCAGTATTTAGGCATTATGCAGGGCGTTTCGAACACAAAGTTTGCGCCTTATAATCTTTTGACAAGGTCAGAGGCCACAAAAATTGCAGTTGGAATTGCGGGAATTGACAACGCTGCAGAAACAGACGAAATATTTGCAGACGTCCCGCGGGAACACTGGGCAAATCCCTGGATTACGGCTGGCGTTCGCACCGGACAGGTCAGCCGCGACGCTCTGTTTCGGCCCGACGATTATGTAACAACCACAGAGTTTTTAAAGCTTCTGCTTTCAGCCATGGGCTACACTCCGCGGTATGTGGCGAAGGGCGGCTATCCGGCGGGAATCATTTCCGTATCTGATGAGTTAAAGCTACTTCGGGGCACCGGGGCAGAGTATGGCGAGCCACTGAATCGAATCAGCGCCGCTTACGTAATATACAATGGTTTAAAATCGGAAGTTTTGTCAATGGACACGCTTTATCCCGATGGCGCTGTGAAATATGAAAAGGATGAAACACTGATGGAGGCGCGTTACCGCTGTACATTGGAAAGCGGGCTCGTAACAGCAAACTGTGTCACGACTCTGACCGCACCAACTAAAATGAGCGACGGATGTGTGCAGATTGATTATAAAAAGTATGTTGACGCAACTGATTCGGTGCAGCATTATTTAGGACAGCGGATTTATTATTTGACTGAGATTGATGATAAAGATACGATCCAATTGTTCTGGGCGGATACGCAGAAAAACATGATAACCACCGTTCGCACAGGAAGCATGGAGAAACTGTTGGATGGAAGCTTATCCTATTGGAAAGACGGATACCGGGAAAACATAAAATGGAAAACCGGCGTTAGTGTTTTATTAAATGGCGTGGCGTTTCCAGGTTGGAAATTGGATGATTTAAAACCTGAAAACGGTTATTTAGAATTTATAGACAACAACGGTGATCTTATTGCGGATGTGGTTAAAATTTTCCGTCCGGAGGTCATTGTTTTGGATACAGCCTCTAACGAAGATGGTTATGTAAGTTTAAACGGTATGAATGGTGTACGCATTAAAGCGGAAACACCGGATTATTTTGTTGTGAAAAATCAGGGACGAAACAGCGATATTTCCGCAATGTCCCAATATGATGCGGTTTATGCATACCAGTCTGAAGATAAGCGAAGCCTCATTGTTGATTTTGCATCAAACCAAATTACCGGTGTAGCTGAGGAACTGTCGGATGAAAGCATAAAGATTGATGGAACAGTTCGCGGCGTATCGCAGTATTTTAGAACACATCGCGGCGAAATGGAGGGTCTTTTAACAGGTGATGAAAGAACTTTTGTGTTCGACGTGTACGACGATTTGCTTTGGGTGCGCAATGCCGATTTTGAAAATCAGAAAGAAACGCTAGGTTTAATTGTGGGATTTTCAGAGCAGGGTATGGATGAACTTGATGTTCGTATTTTTGACCAATATGGAAAATTTGTGGTTTTCCCGGTTGCACAAAAGCTTAAGGTTGATGGAATGCAATTAAAAAGACAGAACTTTCGAGACAGCGTGGAGAAGGAAAACTATCTGAATCTGTTTGTGCGCTATCGCACCAATGCAGAGGGTGAAATCAACTTCCTAGACACAGAGCGTTATTATCCTGAGTTAGAGCCAGATTCACGCATGGTGAAGTCTGATGTTGAAGTTCTGCCGTCTCACGAATATATTATGGGCGTCAACGGCATTTATGACCGAAATATGATGAAGCTGCCTGTTATGAGCAATACACTGGCATTTGAAATTCCAACGACGGACAGTTATGTGAATGCAGAGGCAGATTTTGAAATGTATTTCCGTGCTGGAACCATTTCTCAAATTTTTCCCAATCAAAATCCCATTGAGGGCAAATCGGCATATTATGGGCAGGACGAATTTGGTTTCCCGGCGTTTGTTGTGCTTTATACCGAGCGTCAAACAATTATGGGTGGATCGCTCACTTCCATTAATAACGATAATGCTCCCGGCATTGTGGTGGATAAGGCGGTGTCTTGTGTAGATGAAGACGGCTCCACGGCATTAAAACTATATGGTTACGATATTTCAACCGGTAAGGCTGCAGAGCAGATTATTCCGTCCACCATTGAGAACATGTATGACTCTTTTCTGATTCAGCAAGAGCATCCGGAATGGCTCAGTGACAGATGGATGCTGAAACCTTCAGCGTTCGGAGAGGGAATTGAAAATTATATCCGTCCGGTTAACGCAATTGGACATGGTGATATTGTTCGTTACCAGTCCAGCGGAGAAAAAGTTGTTGCCTTGGAACGGGTATTCGATTTTCAGGACGAGCCGATCGAATCGTATTCTTCGGCAGACGGCAGCTTCTATAATGCGGGAACGAACCCCAACTGGCCGTTTACTGCGTTTAAGCTGCTATACGGGAATATGACGTCAATCAGCGAGAATAAGCTGAGCATGAACACTTCCAGCGGTAACAGTGAAACGTTTGTGTTCGATGAAATCCCCACGTTGTTATACGTCACCGGAGATAAAATTATCAAAAAACCGATTGCTTCACTTCATTCTCTACTGGAAGAAGATACGAGGGTGATGCTGTATACGCAGAGGTCGCAGCACCTTGCGGTAGTCGTTTATGATTACGCAGATTAG
- a CDS encoding DUF4367 domain-containing protein: protein MKATHQNKEIRNEFDFLNDVKMDFSDYEIMNLSETERNKMKNINKPHKKFSVGKVSALAACVALVVAFSQTAIAKDFFSNIISSVSTGHNLFVKTDDSNMKMTLPDEVKGKFYDKDGNPATEYRSGDTLFDAEGNEILDVPRYITETLGIDTLTMNGAKVKVQVKASDKDVLKEAEEAGENVVYELDKINDSLNFTAKLPDYVPENFEFFGATADGDYLFLYYRNKETGNYFAIHERAINDETKFETSTDGTLIETTVNGSKAVLMEGKTLDWETDGIAVSVMGRNTISTADVYKVADSIK from the coding sequence TTGAAAGCAACCCATCAAAATAAAGAAATAAGAAATGAATTTGATTTTTTAAACGATGTGAAAATGGATTTCTCAGACTATGAAATCATGAATTTATCAGAAACGGAGCGTAATAAAATGAAAAACATAAATAAACCGCATAAAAAATTCTCAGTAGGAAAGGTTTCTGCGCTGGCGGCCTGTGTTGCTTTGGTTGTCGCTTTCAGTCAAACCGCAATTGCAAAAGACTTTTTCAGCAACATTATTTCCAGCGTTTCCACTGGGCACAACCTGTTTGTAAAAACAGACGACTCTAACATGAAAATGACGCTGCCCGACGAGGTGAAGGGCAAGTTCTACGACAAAGACGGAAACCCCGCAACGGAATACCGGAGCGGCGACACACTTTTTGACGCGGAAGGAAATGAAATTTTAGACGTTCCCCGCTACATTACAGAAACTTTGGGAATTGACACTCTGACCATGAACGGTGCAAAGGTGAAGGTTCAAGTTAAGGCCTCTGACAAAGATGTTTTAAAAGAAGCAGAGGAAGCGGGAGAAAATGTTGTTTATGAATTGGATAAAATAAACGATTCGTTAAACTTTACCGCAAAACTGCCCGACTATGTGCCGGAAAACTTTGAATTCTTCGGTGCAACGGCCGACGGAGACTACCTGTTCCTATATTACAGGAACAAAGAAACCGGAAACTATTTTGCGATTCACGAGCGTGCCATAAACGACGAAACGAAGTTTGAAACATCAACCGACGGCACCTTAATTGAAACCACAGTGAACGGCAGCAAGGCCGTGCTGATGGAAGGCAAAACGCTGGACTGGGAAACCGATGGCATTGCCGTAAGCGTAATGGGACGTAACACGATATCCACCGCAGATGTTTATAAAGTAGCTGACTCCATAAAATAA